TTGCACCGTGATGTTGTTGACGAGCTGTTTGACGCCATCGACCTTGGAGGCGATGACGGCAGCCTGTTGTTTCTGATCGGCCGAGGCCACGAAGCCATTCAATTGAACGGTTCCGTTAAATGAGGAAACATCCACGTTGGGGTACTTATAAATTTGATTATCATTCAAGGCACCTTTGACGCGGTTGCTGACCATGCGATCATCAATGTAAGTGCCAGCAGAACGGCCTTCGGTGTGACAACCTGTCAGGCCGGTGAAGGCCACGGAGCTTCCGAGACAGGCAGCGAGAACTAATTGCTTAAGGTTAATTTTCATGTGTTGATTTATGTTGTCCTTATTGACGCTAAACAATAGTCCCAGAGCGGCTTTGCAACCATGGGGTCTAACCCGAGAACCATGTGTGGGGTACGGAAGCAGGAGACGTCATTAGTTGGATCACGGGTTGGAGCGGGAAAGTCCGATTATTGTTTATTGATCAAGCAATTAAGTCTTAAATTCTCATATGCGTATAACAGGCGGCAAAGCTACCGGTCGGCCATTAAGGGTCCCGAAGGGGTTGGATGTACGACCCACACCGGACCTGGTGAAACAGGCCGTGTTCAACAGTTTAGGAAATCGAGTGGTGGGTGCCCGGGTGCTGGAACTGTTTGCTGGAACCGGAGCACTGAGTTTGGAATGTCTGAGTCGTGGGGCAGCGCAGGTGGTTTGCGTGGAAATGGCGCAACGACATGCCCAGGCCATTCGCCACAATGCGGGCAAGGTTGGAATTGGGCCTGAGGTGTTGGAAGTCAGGGTGCAGGATGTGTTTAATGCACTGCCACAACTTGCCGCAGCCGGCAGGCAGTTTGAGGTGGTAATAGCTGATCCTCCGTATGGGGAAAAGAACGTGGGGCGACGCTCACGTTCCTTCGCGCAACAATTACTCGATGACCCGAACTTGCCGAGGTTGATAGCAACTGGCGGGCTTTTTATCCTCGGGCACACCAAGCGGGATACTTTGGAACTGACGGCTCCCTGGGAAGAAAAAAAGATGCTTAAGCATGGGGACACCGTGATGAGATTCCTGATGGTAAAAGCCGAAGCGGCTCCGTCCGAATAGTGGGGCAATGCCGGTGGCTCAACGCTTCCTTGCTTGACCGAAAGCTTGAGGTCTGAAACATTGCCGAAAAATCCGGTATATGCTTTCTACATTTAGGGCAGCCATTTTGGGTTTGGGCTTTGCATTGCTCATGTCTTCCAGTCACGCACAAAATCAGGGGGAAGCATCCTCTGGTAATTCCAATTCACAAGCAGCCTTGCAACGAGTGGTGGAGCAGGCGGTGCAAAAGACGTTGCAAGAGTTCTCTGCGAAAAAGCTCGGCAGCAATCAGTTGGCGGTGACTTTGGTGAACTTGAAGGATCCCGCGCATCCGGTGGAGGCGAATTACCGGGGCGAGGAGCAAATTTATCCCGCGAGCGTCATCAAGTTGTTCTACCTGGTGACAGCGCATCGACAAATGGAGGATGGGAAGCTGAAAGATACTGCGGAATTGCGCCGGGCGATGCGGGATATGATAGTCGATTCCTATAACGAGGCGACTGGATACATTGTGGACTTGGTGACAGGAACGACCAGCGGACCAGAGTTGTCCGAGACTGAGATCAAGGAATGGCACTATCAGAGGGATGCCGTGAACCGCTATTTTTCTTCATTGGGCTATACCAATATCAACGTCAATAAGAAGCCTTGGTGTGAAGGACCTTATGGCCGTGAAACCCAGGCGCTGAAGCTTTTCAAGCCAACCCGGAATCAGCTCACGACCGATGCGACCGCCCGGTTGCTTACGGAGGTGGTAACGGGAAAAGCGGTTTCGGAGAGTCGTTGTGAGCAGATGAAAGAGTTGCTGAAGAGGGATTACGAAAAGCCGGGAGAAGCTGATGACCAAGCTCATGCTTTTACGGCCAAAGCGCTTCCGAAAGGTGCAAAGCTTTGGTCCAAAGCCGGTTGGACAAGTGAGACTCGACATGACGCGGCCTATGTGGAGTTACCGAATGGAATGCGCTTCGTGTTGGTTACGTTC
This DNA window, taken from Pedosphaera parvula Ellin514, encodes the following:
- a CDS encoding BON domain-containing protein — encoded protein: MKINLKQLVLAACLGSSVAFTGLTGCHTEGRSAGTYIDDRMVSNRVKGALNDNQIYKYPNVDVSSFNGTVQLNGFVASADQKQQAAVIASKVDGVKQLVNNITVQPMATGRANAPERIYENSTNAVIYQSTTNTLVQPQ
- a CDS encoding serine hydrolase produces the protein MLSTFRAAILGLGFALLMSSSHAQNQGEASSGNSNSQAALQRVVEQAVQKTLQEFSAKKLGSNQLAVTLVNLKDPAHPVEANYRGEEQIYPASVIKLFYLVTAHRQMEDGKLKDTAELRRAMRDMIVDSYNEATGYIVDLVTGTTSGPELSETEIKEWHYQRDAVNRYFSSLGYTNINVNKKPWCEGPYGRETQALKLFKPTRNQLTTDATARLLTEVVTGKAVSESRCEQMKELLKRDYEKPGEADDQAHAFTAKALPKGAKLWSKAGWTSETRHDAAYVELPNGMRFVLVTFTLNHASEQQIIPFLAKEVMACLGEIR
- a CDS encoding RsmD family RNA methyltransferase, which translates into the protein MRITGGKATGRPLRVPKGLDVRPTPDLVKQAVFNSLGNRVVGARVLELFAGTGALSLECLSRGAAQVVCVEMAQRHAQAIRHNAGKVGIGPEVLEVRVQDVFNALPQLAAAGRQFEVVIADPPYGEKNVGRRSRSFAQQLLDDPNLPRLIATGGLFILGHTKRDTLELTAPWEEKKMLKHGDTVMRFLMVKAEAAPSE